Within the Prochlorococcus sp. MIT 1300 genome, the region GCCATTAAAAATTTACAAGATTGGGGAGCACTATCCTTACTAGATAATCACCTTCAAAAAGACAAAGAATGGTCTAGGAGATTGCATTGGGGCTTACAATTAGGGCTACCATTACTGACTGTTCTTATAGCCGGAACGAATAAACCATTAAAAGTTGCTAAAAGGTTACAGTTATCTCAAAAGCAGCAAAAGCTTCTTCAAGAAAGTCATGAGTTAAAAGAAATCCTTATAGAAAGGTCATTAGAAAATTATCATGAAAATTCTTTAGTTCCATCTTACTGGTGCAAATTCCTTGAAAGTAGTGGTTGGCAGCCTGAATCAGTCGCTCTTGCAATAAGCATGAATGCACCAATGAGGCATTACCTTCTTAGATGGTTGTTACGTTGGCGAAAGCAGATATCTCCTAAATCGGCGAAGACTCTTTTAATGGAAGGATGGGAGGAAGGCCCTCGACTAGGTGAAGAACTTAACCGATTAAGACTTAATGAAATTGATAAATGCGAGCTTAAAAAGCAATAAATTCATCGCTCAGAAAACTCTCCACAGAGAATCATAAAACAAACCCAATTCTTGTCCAAGCATTTAATTGCTTTATCTTTTCGGACAAACTTTGTGGACATGAAATTAGCAAAGGGCCACAAGTCTGGGGGTCAAAAAGTAATTCGTGCAAGGCCATTTCACGTTTACTTCCCGATACAACCTTATCAAACTCCAACCTAATAGAACTATCACCAATATTAGCTTCCGTTAAAAACCTACTCGCCAGTCTATTAGATGGTGCCAACGTGCTCTTCCAACCAGATTCAAGCAATTCTATCGCCCCTGGGATTGAAGGGATTGACTCCATTTTCAATATAATCCTCAAAGGCTGATGATGAAATAACTCACGCTTTTTATTAGTTGTTGTAAGCATTTCTCCTAAGTGGCCCAACAAACCAAAGCCAGTTACATCTGTACAAGCATGAACAAGGTCAAGATCTTTGCATTGCAAAGATAATTCCTGCAATTCAATTACCAGATCATGCTGACTATTAGAAAGCTCAGATATTGCAAAATCTAGATATTCTCTTGAACCAATGACACTTTGCATAGCAGCTGCAAAAATTACTCCACTTCCTATACCCCTACTAATAAAGAGAGAATCTCCCTCCTGAAGGCCACCCTTACTCCAGGGTTTAAAACCTTTCTTCACTGAACCATTAACACTTAGTGCAACATTTATCCCAATTGAGCATGGACTAGGTGAAGGATGGCGAGCTTCAAGAGTATGCCCACCTAATAACTTCGCACCTTGATTATCTAAGGCAGATTGAATACCAGCCAAAGTTTGTGATAATAAATACTGCTGGATTTCTCCTGAAACAATTGGAAGAGTAATTACAGGTTGGGCTGACTTAACAGAAGCCCCACTCGCCCATAAATCAGAACAAGCATGCAAACCAGTTAAACGACCATTCAACCAAGGGTCGGAAATCAATGCTGGAAATCCGTCAACACTTTGTAGAAGGCTTTCTCCTGTTGAATTGATGTCTATATAAGCAGCATCTTCAGGAAAGGTTGCTAGTTCTTTTAAACCAGTTTCAACAAGAGAAGCTTGCAAGGTCCTGGAAGCTATCTTGGCAGCACAACCTCTACAACCCATCTCACTATTACCTGAGCGAAATTTCTTTCGCATTGTTAAAAGTCGTTTAAATCTATCTACAAATCTTTGATCGATAAATCTTTTCCATAACCAAAAAATTTTATTTGGTCCAAACAACATACCTCCCCAAATCGCCCATGCAAGAGGTTTTTTACAACCTAATTGTCCGCCTATTAAATGCAAAGACCGCCTTTGAGGAGTCCATTTAAGAGGTCTTTTATCCAATGAACATCTTTCCAAGTTTCTAGCTAATGGAATAGCAGCTCTTACAGCCCAAACTCCTGAAGCAGGGCGCAAACACTTGTCAATCACACTGCAATCACCAGCAGCAAAAAAGTGAGGGTGACCAATTACTTGCAAGGTTTTAGAAGTAATTATTCGACCAAGATCACTAACAGGAAGTCCAGACATAGCAATCCATTTTTGAGCCTCGCCACCTGTGCAAATAAGAGCTGGGCCTTGTAAAAAAGACGCATTTTCTATTACTTCTATACCAGCAGCAGAGAGTGCTTTCCCAAAGGAAGATCTTAAAGAGTTATGCTTAACATGTAATTTAATTTTTTGATTCCTCCATCTTTGGCGTAAAGCAAATGCAATCTCAACGCCACTAAGACCACTGCCAACAACATTAAAACAATCGTTAGGCGCTGTTTCTATAAAATCATCGTAACTCTCTAGCCACTCTAAAGCAGCTTCTAAAGGCTTTATAGGCTTTATAGAGGAAGGGTTTTTAACTTGCATTAAATCTAGCTTAATAGCAGTCTGATTCCCTACATCAAGGCTAATTCTATTGAAAGATATTGGATTGCGACCACTAATTAGCAACCTATATTTTTTGACATCTAGACCAATTATTTCTCCTTTAATAAAAGCCACACCAGCTCGATCTGCCAAGCTTCTTATATCAATCTCGACTTGATCCCGTCTATATCTTCCTGCGACCAGTCCTGGGACCATGCCAGAGTAAAGTGTTGTACTAAAGCTACTAACTAAAGTAATTAATCCCCCTGGACGAAGTTCTGGGTGCATTATCCACCTGGCCAAAATGAGGGCATGAGTATGTCCGCCACCTGCAAGAACAAGATGTTTAGGTCTCATAAGGCATTAAGACAGTTGATCGAAAAGAAAGCTGCACGAAATAATCCTAAGAAGAAAATAAACATGTAGAAACCCTTGTAAATTAATTTGCTTTAACTAATGAATAGGAACATTCATATACTTAGCATGCAAATATCAACGTCCAGCGACTTTTAATACCGTTTTGATAGTTCTGAAAAGAATTAACAAATCCAACCAATTACTAAAGTATTTTAGGTAATAGAGATCATAAGAAAGTTTTAGCTCAGAATCTTCAACACTTGCAGCGTAGGGTGCACAAACCTGGGCCCATCCACTCAAGCCAGGCCTCATCCAATGGCGTTTACGATAATGAGGGATACTTGCTTCAAGCTGAAGTTCCAATTCGGGCCTCTCTGGCCTAGGGCCAATCAAACTCATATCTCCCCTCACAACATTTACCAATTGAGGCAATTCATCTAGACGAGATCTTCGCAAGAATCGACCAACTCGTGTTATCCGTTGATCACCAGGAACGGTCCATGTCACAGGTGCATGAGGGGAGGCGACTTTCATCGTTCGCAGTTTTAAAACCTTGAAAGGTTGGCCCAACCAACCACTCCGATCCTGTACATAAAACACAGGGCCTCGATCCTCTAACCAAATTAAAACTGCTGCAAGAAGAACCAAAGGAGACGTGAATGCCAAAAGAACCAGAGCCAACACAACATCAGCTACACGCTTCAACTGCCTTTGTGGACTAAATAAAGCATTCCAAGGGATCTCTGAATAACTCAACCAAGGCTCTGGCAATAAGGCCGGTGGAATTCGTTCTAGTTGTCTTTCCGCCAACGCAAGTGGTGTGCTGATGTTGCATTCCCTAGGATCACGCAGCTCAAATTCTTCTAACAGCTCACGATATTCAGGTTCATATCTCTCACTAGGGGATACCGCGAGAACCAAAGGACTTGACTGCATAGCCGCTTCTCTGGCAGGCATCCAACGAGGCATTACTCGTCTAGGCGTTTTCCTCCAAGCCTGTAAAGCTTTTTGGGCTTCGGCCTGTGATCCAACTAAAACTAATTTCGACTCCTCGGCTTGCAAAGCACCTCTTCTGAGACTTACACGAACCAAAAGCGACCAAATTGCCGTTGGAATCAACCAAGAGAACTGGCTTCTTCGATGAAGGATACGGATATCATCAGGAGCATTAATAACCCAGCCCAAAATTGCCACAAAGATCAAGGTGGTAATAAAACAAAGCCCTATACGCTGAATCAAAGTCCAACTTGAAAGGCGAGGCCATCCAAGAACTGTATAAGTGCCCAATAACCAACCAAACAGTAAATAAGCTGTAATTGTTGAAGCCATCCAAGCTATTTGCCCTTTTAGTGGATGAGGTTCAGACCAGCCGCTTACCAAAAGGGCAAGCACCAGGACCATCCCGAGCACATCAAGACCCGCACAAAGGAATAAATTTTGACGGGGATCACGCCAGGCCAAGGACTTCAAATCAATTTCAAAAGCCTAGATCGCACTAAAACCAAGGTCACCAACCTCCAAAGGATTGCTTTTAGATCAAACTCTGAATTTCAACTGAATATCCATCTGGATTTGCCATCTGCCAAGTCCAGCTGTCCTTGCACATATCCTCCAGGCCTCTTCTGGTGCTCCACCCGAGACGTTTCAAAGCCAAGTCGGGATCGGCAACTGAGCATGCCACGTCACCCTTTCTCCTCGAGGTAATGATGTAGGGCAATTTTTTTTGAGAAGCTTTCTCAAAAGCCTTAACAACTTCTAAAACCGAATACCCTCTCCCACTCCCTAAGTTCAAAGTCAAAACCTGCGGTGCTTCTTGCTGTAAAACATTCAGTGCCGCACTGTGACCTTCCGCAAGATCCATAACGTGAATGTAATCCCTTACAGCACTTCCATCTGAGGTAGGCCAATCACCCCCAAAGATCTCAACCTTGTCACGTCTACCGACAGCAACTTGACTGACGTAAGGAAACAAATTTGCCGGAGTGCCGTGAGGCGCTTCACCGAGAAGTCCGCTGGGATGCGCCCCTACAGGATTGAAATATCTCAATCGAGCAATTTTCCAACCAGGTTCACTTGCAGCCACATCAGCCAATAACTGTTCAACAGCCGCCTTGGTTTGCCCGTAAGGATTAATTGGACTAACAAGAGCATTCTCGCTAATAGGAACTTCGTTGGGGTAACCATAAATAGTTGCACTACTACTAAAAACTATCGTCCGACAACCATGTATTCGCATTGCATTTAGTAAGGAACGGCTGCCACCAAGATTTACATCCCAATAATCAAGCGGATCTTCAAAGGATTCAGCCACAGCCTTAAGTCCAGCGAAATGCACTACTGCTTCGATGGGACTTGAAGCAATGCTGAATGCACAATCCAAATCATCACTATTACGAATATCACCCTCTACTATTTGAATTCTGCTCTTAGCTTTGGGTCCAGCCAACTCAAGGACCCTCCTCAAAGCTTCTGGCGAACTATTAGAAAAATTCTCAATGAGAACCAAGTTATGCCCAGCCTCAAGAAGCACCAAGCAGGTGTGACTACCAATAAACCCAGCCCCACCTGTAATCAACAGCTGGGCCATAAAAGACTGCAACTATTTTGACAGCCACGATAAGTGGTTGACCGCCTTAATCCCGCAATATGGCAGAAGCAAAAAACCTTTTTGTGGAGAAATTACAGTCTCTAAGAGGCATGGTGGATCTCTTACCCCACGAAACAATTGTCTGGCAAAAAATCGAGGCAACCGCCCAGCGTCATTTCAAACGAGCCTCAGTCTCTGAAATACGCACCCCACTTTTAGAAGTCACCGATCTATTTGCTCGTGGGATTGGAGAGGCAACTGACGTTGTCGGGAAAGAAATGTATTCCTTTTCTGACAAAGGTGGAAGGAATTGCACTCTTAGACCTGAAGGAACAGCCTCAGTAGTGCGTGCGGCAATTCAACACGGGTTAACCAAGCAAGGGTCACAAAGGTTTTGGTATTCAGGCCCCATGTTTCGATACGAGAGGCCTCAGGCAGGCCGACAGAGGCAATTTCATCAATTAGGGCTGGAGTTCTTAGGCTTTAGTGATCCCAGAAGCGATGTTGAAGCGATCTCAATTGCATGGGATTTGCTTAGTGAACTTGGTATTGGTGAACTAAAACTTGAGCTCAATTCTCTCGGAGACAAAGAAGACAGAGTTTCTTATAGGAATCATCTCGTAACTTGGCTTGAACAAAGACGTGAGCTCTTAGATGAAGAGTCGCGAGAACGACTAGAGAAAAATCCATTGCGAATTCTTGACTCAAAAAATCCAAAAACAAAAGAGCTATTACTTGATGCACCAAAACTTACAAAAACTTTGGGGCATAAAAGTTTGGAAAGATTTGAAAAAGTACAAGCTGGTCTAAATGATCTTGAGATTCCATTCCAACTAAACCCAAGTCTGGTAAGGGGATTGGATTACTACAGTCATACAGCCTTTGAGATCACGTCCTCACAGCTCGGAGCCCAAGCCACTGTCTGTGGTGGTGGCAGATATGACGGACTAGTCGAACAACTGGGTGGACCTGCTACATCAGCCATAGGCTGGGCTCTGGGAATGGAAAGACTAGTACTGCTTCTTTCTCAAGCTAAACAAAATAATCTTGCAACGAAACCTGATATCTATATAGTTAATCGTGGGATTGAAGCTGAGTCTCTAGCACTAGTATTAGCCAGAAAACTACGCAGTAAAGGGCAAATAGTGGAAATAGATCTTTCAGGATCTGCCTTTGGAAAGCAATTGAAACGAGCAAATCGTAGTGGTGCCGAATTAGCTTTGCTGATTGGCGAAGATGAAGCGGCACAACAACAGGCCATAATTAAAGAACTAAATACCAAAAACCTAGAAGGCCCATCAGACAAGAGGGTCACAATCGAAAGTCTTTTAGCAAGATTCGCCTAAGTTGCCGGCATCAGCCCTAGGAATTCTGTGTGAAAACTCCTCTAACTGAAATAAGAAATATCTGCTGCATTGGGGCTGGCTACGTTGGTGGCCCAACCATGGCTGTAATCGCAGATAGATGCCCCAAGATTCAGGTCAATGTTGTAGATCTGAATGAGAGTCGAATAGCCGCTTGGAATGACAGTGATTTAAGCAATCTGCCAATTTATGAGCCTGGGCTCGACAAAATTGTTCAAAGAGCACGAGGGCGAAACCTATATTTTTCAACAGAAGTCGAGCCTTCAATCGCCAATGCAGACATGGTGTTTATCTCGGTGAACACCCCAACAAAAACAAGAGGACTTGGATCAGGTCAAGCAAGTGACTTGAGATGGGTGGAGGCCTGTGCGAGACAAGTAGCTAAATGCGCTCAAGGCCATACCATCGTTGTTGAAAAAAGTACCTTGCCTGTAAGAACGGCGGAAACAATACAAGCAATTCTCCAAGCTTCCCAAGGGCCACAGTCAAACGGTGAACCGAGAAGCTTTGTCGTCTTGTCAAACCCTGAATTCTTGGCTGAAGGCACTGCTATTAAAGATCTAGAAACTCCCGACAGGGTTCTAATAGGCGGAGAAGATTCACATGCGATCGAATCTCTTGCAAGCATTTATAACAAGTGGGTTCCTTCCGAAAAGATCTTAAGAACCAATCTATGGAGTAGCGAGTTATCCAAACTCACTGCGAATGCCTTTCTCGCTCAACGAATTAGCTCAATCAACTCAGTGGCAGCTCTATGCGAATTAACTGGAGCAGACGTGAAAGAAGTTGCAAAAGCGATTGGCTCTGATACTCGAATCGGATCAAAATTTCTAAACTCAGGCCCTGGCTTTGGTGGGAGCTGCTTTCAAAAAGACATTCTTAATCTCGTATACCTTTCTAGATATTTTGGCCTACCTGAAGTAGCAGACTATTGGCAAAATGTTGTCACACTAAATACTTGGCAACAGGATCGAATAGCTCGCTTAGTTGTTAAAAATCTTTTTGGAACAGTTACAGGGAAAAGGCTTGCCCTATTCGGTTTTGCATTCAAAGCAAATACAAATGACACTCGTGAAGCACCTGCAATTCGTATTGCAAAAGATCTACTTGATGAAGGGGCTCAACTTGCTATCTACGATCCAAAAGTGGAATCATTGCAGATTGCTAGTGACCTTAAACTCCCGCAAATTACTCCACCAAGTCTAAAGGCTGGGCCTAGCAAGGCGGAACTTAGTGGAGAAGGAACCTGGTGGCCTTGTTCGAAAGTAGAGGAAGCAGTCTCTGGTGCCGATGCTGTACTAATACTTACTGAATGGAGCCAATTTAGGGGACTAAATTGGGACGAATTGGCTCAACTTATGCGCAAGCCTGCTTGGGTTTTCGATACACGTGGAATTGTCAACAAAGAGGAAGTAACTTCCGCTGGACTTAAGATCTGGCGTGTAGGAGATGGGGCTACTTGAAACGCACCTTTCTGGTTACCGGTGCAGCGGGATTTATTGGAGCCGCCCTAGTTCACCGTTTATTAGCTAAAGGCGAACGTGTTATAGGTATTGACAACATCAACCACTACTACGACCCAGCTTTAAAAGAGGCTCGACTTAAGCAAATTGAACTATCTGAATTTTCTGCAAACTGGTCCTTTAAGAAACTTGCTTTAGAAGATAAGCATTCTCTTTCAGAAATCTTCCAATCAGAAAAGCCTGAAGTAGTTGTTAATTTAGCTGCCCAAGCAGGAGTACGTTACTCCATAAAGAATCCAGCTGTATATATCCAATCAAACCTTGTGGGATTTGGACACATACTTGAGTGCTGTCGACACAATAATGTGCAACACCTTGTGTATGCATCTAGTAGTTCTGTGTATGGAGGAAATCGTGAGCTCCCTTTCCATGAAAAACAAGCAGTTAACCATCCTGTCAGTCTTTATGCTGCGACAAAAAAAGCAAACGAACTTATGGCACATACTTATAGTCACCTCTACAACTTACCTGCTACAGGACTACGTTTTTTTACTGTCTATGGACCATGGGGTCGTCCAGACATGGCTCCAATGATTTTTGCAAAATCGATTTTAGAAAAAACACCTATTAAAGTTTTTAATCATGGTCAAATGCAAAGAGACTTCACCTATATCGATGACATAGTTGAAGGGGTATTGCGTTGTTGCTACAAAACAGCAACAATCGATTCTAGTTTTAATCCTCAACACCCTGATCCCTCAACCGCAGCAGCACCACACAGAATTTTTAATATTGGCAACTCACAACCAGTTGATTTACTTAAATTCATAGAAGTATTAGAAGACGCTCTTGGTACCATTGCAATAAAAGATTTTCAACCTATTCAACCTGGAGATGTTGTAAAAACAGCAGCAGACACAAGTGCCCTAGAAACCTGGGTCAACTTCAGACCCTATACAAATATTGAGCAAGGAATTAAACTATTTGCTGACTGGTACCGCAACTTCTATAAAAGTTAAATTGATAGAGATACATCAATTTAACTGCAAGAATAGATAGCCTCTAATCCTTCCTCAGTTGCAGCCAAAATTCCTTTATCAGTAATAAAAGCAGTTACCAACCGGGCGGGCGTAATATCAAAGGCAGGGTTAAAAGTTTTAGCAAAATCAGGCACTAATTTAACGGATGCAATATCAACTCCACCATTTAGAGAAAGTAAACGACCTGGTATTTGCTTTACCTCATTTTCTGAACGTATTTCTATGGGTATCTCAGCAAGTCCTTCTTTAATCGACCAGTCAATTGTCGAAATAGGAAGTGCTACATAGAAAGGAATATTATTGTCATATGCCGCTAAAGCCTTTAAATAAGTACCAATCTTATTGCACACATCACCGGTTTTAGTTGTTCGATCAGTACCCACTAAAACCAAATCTACCTGATTATTTTGCATTAAATATCCTCCAGCATTATCAACAATGACAGTATGGGGAATTCCTTCACAACCAAGCTCATAAGAGGTGAGACTGGCACCTTGATTTCGAGGTCTAGTTTCATCTACCCAAACATGAAGATTTACACCCTTGCGAAAAGCTTTATATATCGGCGCTAGAGCTGTCCCCCAATCAACTGTCGCGAGCCAACCAGCATTGCAATGAGTAAGAATTTGAATTGGCAAGTCTTCACCTTTCAGGCACTTGTCTTCTGCAAGTTTTTGCAAAATTGACAGCCCATAAGTGCCAATTGCATCACAACAAGCCACGTCTTCAGCAACTATTAATCCAACTTCCCTTTTTGCAGCTTCAGCACGCTCACTTTGAGGAAGTAGAAATACTGCTTTTCTCATTCTTTCTAATGCCCATCGCAAATTGACAGCAGTGGGCCTAGTAGCCATCAGATTTTTTATCGCAATATTTAGAGCCTTATCAGTAGCGTCTGACTGCAATGCAAGCATTAGTCCATAGGCACCGGTAACGCCAATCAATGGTGCGCCTCGAACAACCATCGACTTAATAGCATCAGCTGCATCTTGCCAAGTCCTCAGAGTTTTGGTTTTAAAAACATGAGGCAACTTCCTTTGATCAATAACCCCCACAGAGCATCCATCTTCCCCCAACCAAATACTGCGCCAAGCTTTGTTTCCAATATTCATACTCAAAAGCCGATGTCATTGAATGGTTTTGATCTGAGAGCCAATCCACACAAACGCAACTTCCATTGAATTCGAAAGGAGAGATTCCCTCACAACAAACCTCCCAATCCTGATTAGCATAGAAATATGTATTAATACCTTGAAGCCACTCTTCTTGGATTATTCGAAGCCCTTTTCTCTTGAAGATGCTCGCATAGGAGTACTAGGTGGAAGTGGCCTTTATTCAATGGAGGGACTCGAAAATCTTCGAGAGGTTGAAGTTGATACTCCGTATGGGAAACCTTCCGACGACTTGAGGATAGGTTCACTTGAAGATATTGAAGTCGTTTTTCTTGCTAGGCATGGTCGGAACCATACCTTCACTCCAACTGAAGTTCCATATAGAGCAAATATTTGGGCTTTACGCTCCTTAGGGGTTCGCTGGATACTGTCCCCCTCAGCAGTTGGATCGCTGCAAGAAGAAATAAGACCTCTAGACATGGTGGTCCCAGATCAATTCATTGATAGAACCCATCAAAGGCCCCTAAGTTTTTTTGCGAATGGAGCAGTTGCCCACGTTTCAATGGCTGACCCGTTCTGCCTTAACCTTTCCCGTCTACTAATAGAAATAGGTGAAAAATTAATGCCAGAAGGTAGACAGTTGCATAGGGGGGGCATTTATCTAGCCATGGAAGGACCAGCATTTTCAACTAGAGCAGAATCAAACTTATATAGGAGTTGGGGATGCAAAGTTATAGGTATGACAAATCACACTGAGGCCCGTTTAGCACGAGAGGCCGAAATTGCATATGCCTCCCTATCGATGGTTACTGACTATGACTGCTGGTCACAAGAGCAAAGCAATGTAAGTGTAGAAATGGTTATTGATAATCTCAAATCAAACGCAGAGGTAGGTAACAGAATAATGATCTCTACTATTCAAAAGATTGCACAAACAAGACCTAAAAGTGAGGCTCATACTGCATTAAGAGATGGTTTAATGACTCAAAAGGAAAAAGTTCCCAACAAGACTAGAAAGAAACTTGATTTATTTACCAGTCCTTACTGGGGAAACTTTGAACAATCTTGAATAACAGTAATGTCAAATCCTAATTAACAAAAAAAAAGAGTCTCTTATGTAGAGACTCTCCAAAGTTCTGGAGCTTGTTTGTCAAGCAGAACCAACTCCGGTATAAGAACCATAGAAGAAGGTTCCTAGGACAAAAATAACTGCAATACCACCAGCGGTAGCAACTAGCCATAAAGGAAGAGAGCCTTCAGTCCACCTGCGTTCCCATGAAACAGCTGGTCGACCGTCAGGCAAACGATCTGGAATACGTCCGTCTGGGCCCTTGAGTTTGGTGCTCATAGTTAGGAAAGGGTCAGTTGAAGAAATAGCTGGTGAACAACACTCCCATGACAAAAACAAGCAATAGCCCTAAATAAAGGCTGGTGCGGTTCAGTTCAACCGGCAGGTTGTTTGGATTCGGATTGCGCTCCATAGTTATCAGAAGTAATCAGCGTCGGATAAATTGCATGGCAGCAATCGCACCAAGGAAGAACACCGTTGGGATGGCCAAGGTGTGAACTGCAAGCCACCGAACAGTAAAGATCGGATAAGTACGAACGTTGGTGGCCTGAAGCGGATTGGATGATGATTGAGTCATGACTTATTGCAAGCGCAGGTCTAGTTGGGACTTCGATTCGAAGCGCTGGCTCACAACTGGAGCCTTAGTTTCAGACGCCTGGTAATAAGCATCTGGTCGTGGAGTTCCGAAGGTGTCATAGGCAAGGCCTGTAGACACAAACAAGAATCCTGCAATGAAGATCGCCGGCAGGGTCACAGCATGGATAATCCAATAACGGACACTGGTGATGATCTCAAAAAACGGGCGTTCCCCGGTAGAGCCGGCAGCCATAGCCTCGCGCGTATCAGCTTGATGATCTTATCAAGGTTGTGCTTGAAGACTGGGGATGAATATGGGGCTTGGTTACACAGCGTTGTGGATTTGATGCTTAAAGGCCGATTTAGCTAGTCCAACGAAGCAAGTGTCCCCTCTCTCCAAGCACGAATCCCTTGGTTTTATCAGTACCAGTGTCAAAAAGAATCCGAATTAAATTAGTGGGCTCAGCATCTCCTACTGGGTCTATCTCCCATGAATCCCCATCATCATTACTAAATAAAAGCGTGCCATTACCTCCTGCAGCCCAAATCGTTCCATTTGGATCCCAAGCTAAATCCAAATAGTTATATCCATTAATTATTGGAATGACAGGTTTCCTCCAGCTCTCAACATCACCGGCCTCTTTATTGAATCGAATTTCAGCCCCACGAGAAAGCATCCA harbors:
- a CDS encoding NAD-dependent epimerase → MKRTFLVTGAAGFIGAALVHRLLAKGERVIGIDNINHYYDPALKEARLKQIELSEFSANWSFKKLALEDKHSLSEIFQSEKPEVVVNLAAQAGVRYSIKNPAVYIQSNLVGFGHILECCRHNNVQHLVYASSSSVYGGNRELPFHEKQAVNHPVSLYAATKKANELMAHTYSHLYNLPATGLRFFTVYGPWGRPDMAPMIFAKSILEKTPIKVFNHGQMQRDFTYIDDIVEGVLRCCYKTATIDSSFNPQHPDPSTAAAPHRIFNIGNSQPVDLLKFIEVLEDALGTIAIKDFQPIQPGDVVKTAADTSALETWVNFRPYTNIEQGIKLFADWYRNFYKS
- the galE gene encoding UDP-glucose 4-epimerase GalE yields the protein MAQLLITGGAGFIGSHTCLVLLEAGHNLVLIENFSNSSPEALRRVLELAGPKAKSRIQIVEGDIRNSDDLDCAFSIASSPIEAVVHFAGLKAVAESFEDPLDYWDVNLGGSRSLLNAMRIHGCRTIVFSSSATIYGYPNEVPISENALVSPINPYGQTKAAVEQLLADVAASEPGWKIARLRYFNPVGAHPSGLLGEAPHGTPANLFPYVSQVAVGRRDKVEIFGGDWPTSDGSAVRDYIHVMDLAEGHSAALNVLQQEAPQVLTLNLGSGRGYSVLEVVKAFEKASQKKLPYIITSRRKGDVACSVADPDLALKRLGWSTRRGLEDMCKDSWTWQMANPDGYSVEIQSLI
- a CDS encoding nucleotide sugar dehydrogenase, giving the protein MKTPLTEIRNICCIGAGYVGGPTMAVIADRCPKIQVNVVDLNESRIAAWNDSDLSNLPIYEPGLDKIVQRARGRNLYFSTEVEPSIANADMVFISVNTPTKTRGLGSGQASDLRWVEACARQVAKCAQGHTIVVEKSTLPVRTAETIQAILQASQGPQSNGEPRSFVVLSNPEFLAEGTAIKDLETPDRVLIGGEDSHAIESLASIYNKWVPSEKILRTNLWSSELSKLTANAFLAQRISSINSVAALCELTGADVKEVAKAIGSDTRIGSKFLNSGPGFGGSCFQKDILNLVYLSRYFGLPEVADYWQNVVTLNTWQQDRIARLVVKNLFGTVTGKRLALFGFAFKANTNDTREAPAIRIAKDLLDEGAQLAIYDPKVESLQIASDLKLPQITPPSLKAGPSKAELSGEGTWWPCSKVEEAVSGADAVLILTEWSQFRGLNWDELAQLMRKPAWVFDTRGIVNKEEVTSAGLKIWRVGDGAT
- a CDS encoding sugar transferase translates to MKSLAWRDPRQNLFLCAGLDVLGMVLVLALLVSGWSEPHPLKGQIAWMASTITAYLLFGWLLGTYTVLGWPRLSSWTLIQRIGLCFITTLIFVAILGWVINAPDDIRILHRRSQFSWLIPTAIWSLLVRVSLRRGALQAEESKLVLVGSQAEAQKALQAWRKTPRRVMPRWMPAREAAMQSSPLVLAVSPSERYEPEYRELLEEFELRDPRECNISTPLALAERQLERIPPALLPEPWLSYSEIPWNALFSPQRQLKRVADVVLALVLLAFTSPLVLLAAVLIWLEDRGPVFYVQDRSGWLGQPFKVLKLRTMKVASPHAPVTWTVPGDQRITRVGRFLRRSRLDELPQLVNVVRGDMSLIGPRPERPELELQLEASIPHYRKRHWMRPGLSGWAQVCAPYAASVEDSELKLSYDLYYLKYFSNWLDLLILFRTIKTVLKVAGR
- the selD gene encoding selenide, water dikinase SelD — protein: MRPKHLVLAGGGHTHALILARWIMHPELRPGGLITLVSSFSTTLYSGMVPGLVAGRYRRDQVEIDIRSLADRAGVAFIKGEIIGLDVKKYRLLISGRNPISFNRISLDVGNQTAIKLDLMQVKNPSSIKPIKPLEAALEWLESYDDFIETAPNDCFNVVGSGLSGVEIAFALRQRWRNQKIKLHVKHNSLRSSFGKALSAAGIEVIENASFLQGPALICTGGEAQKWIAMSGLPVSDLGRIITSKTLQVIGHPHFFAAGDCSVIDKCLRPASGVWAVRAAIPLARNLERCSLDKRPLKWTPQRRSLHLIGGQLGCKKPLAWAIWGGMLFGPNKIFWLWKRFIDQRFVDRFKRLLTMRKKFRSGNSEMGCRGCAAKIASRTLQASLVETGLKELATFPEDAAYIDINSTGESLLQSVDGFPALISDPWLNGRLTGLHACSDLWASGASVKSAQPVITLPIVSGEIQQYLLSQTLAGIQSALDNQGAKLLGGHTLEARHPSPSPCSIGINVALSVNGSVKKGFKPWSKGGLQEGDSLFISRGIGSGVIFAAAMQSVIGSREYLDFAISELSNSQHDLVIELQELSLQCKDLDLVHACTDVTGFGLLGHLGEMLTTTNKKRELFHHQPLRIILKMESIPSIPGAIELLESGWKSTLAPSNRLASRFLTEANIGDSSIRLEFDKVVSGSKREMALHELLFDPQTCGPLLISCPQSLSEKIKQLNAWTRIGFVL
- the hisS gene encoding histidine--tRNA ligase yields the protein MEKLQSLRGMVDLLPHETIVWQKIEATAQRHFKRASVSEIRTPLLEVTDLFARGIGEATDVVGKEMYSFSDKGGRNCTLRPEGTASVVRAAIQHGLTKQGSQRFWYSGPMFRYERPQAGRQRQFHQLGLEFLGFSDPRSDVEAISIAWDLLSELGIGELKLELNSLGDKEDRVSYRNHLVTWLEQRRELLDEESRERLEKNPLRILDSKNPKTKELLLDAPKLTKTLGHKSLERFEKVQAGLNDLEIPFQLNPSLVRGLDYYSHTAFEITSSQLGAQATVCGGGRYDGLVEQLGGPATSAIGWALGMERLVLLLSQAKQNNLATKPDIYIVNRGIEAESLALVLARKLRSKGQIVEIDLSGSAFGKQLKRANRSGAELALLIGEDEAAQQQAIIKELNTKNLEGPSDKRVTIESLLARFA